Proteins from a genomic interval of Mycobacterium conspicuum:
- a CDS encoding CAP domain-containing protein, which translates to MRAGARLVAVALILSGAGTLGAPTAHADNNSLNRAVISDVYTIQHNAGCTNDVNRNNALTLAAEWHADDMLGNRNINGDTGSDGSSPQDRADRAGFRGKVAQTVAINPALSITNLELIRQWYYDPGAMAIMSDCANTVMGVWSENALDRTVVVAMYGQPAPPIR; encoded by the coding sequence ATGCGTGCTGGCGCCCGGCTGGTGGCGGTGGCGTTGATCCTTTCGGGCGCAGGAACATTGGGCGCCCCGACCGCGCATGCCGACAACAACAGCCTGAACCGAGCGGTCATCTCCGACGTCTACACCATCCAGCACAATGCGGGTTGCACGAATGACGTCAACCGGAACAACGCGCTGACGTTGGCCGCCGAATGGCACGCGGACGACATGCTCGGCAACCGAAACATCAACGGTGACACCGGGTCCGACGGATCGTCGCCGCAGGACCGTGCCGACCGCGCGGGTTTCCGCGGGAAGGTCGCCCAGACGGTGGCGATCAATCCCGCCCTGTCGATCACCAACCTGGAATTGATCAGGCAGTGGTATTACGACCCCGGCGCCATGGCAATCATGAGCGACTGCGCCAATACCGTCATGGGGGTGTGGTCGGAGAACGCGTTGGACCGCACCGTCGTCGTGGCGATGTACGGACAGCCGGCCCCGCCCATCCGGTGA
- a CDS encoding Mce protein, whose translation MAVEPEDADNTEQDGDPTEVTAEDRAPRRRLRLSRVGTALVVSAVALATLTGLAGWLGYRAYDKHQAQGRRDLFVQTARQGAVNLTTISYTEIDADVQRILDSATGAFRDDFAKRSKPFVEVVKAAQSQSEGTVSEAGLVSSQRDSAQVLVAVAVKSRTAAGEQSPREWRMRIDVQTVGDGAKVSNVVFVP comes from the coding sequence ATGGCTGTCGAACCTGAGGACGCCGACAACACCGAACAGGACGGCGACCCAACGGAAGTCACCGCCGAGGACCGCGCGCCGCGCCGCCGGCTGCGGCTTTCCCGTGTCGGCACGGCGCTGGTGGTCAGTGCCGTGGCGCTTGCGACGCTGACCGGGTTGGCGGGCTGGCTCGGCTATCGCGCCTACGACAAGCACCAGGCGCAAGGTCGCCGCGACCTGTTCGTTCAGACCGCCCGCCAAGGCGCGGTGAACCTCACCACGATCAGCTACACCGAGATCGACGCAGACGTGCAGCGCATCCTCGACTCGGCCACCGGAGCGTTTCGCGACGACTTTGCCAAGCGGTCGAAGCCGTTCGTCGAGGTCGTCAAGGCGGCGCAGTCGCAATCCGAAGGCACGGTCAGCGAAGCGGGTCTGGTCTCCTCGCAGCGCGATTCGGCTCAGGTGCTGGTCGCCGTCGCGGTGAAGTCGCGGACCGCGGCCGGCGAGCAGTCGCCGCGGGAGTGGCGCATGAGAATCGACGTCCAGACCGTCGGCGACGGCGCCAAGGTGTCGAACGTGGTGTTCGTGCCATGA
- a CDS encoding MCE family protein, whose amino-acid sequence MLRLNRKTWIQLSILMLVTVVSCGAMAFNFMKLPATLFGIGEYNVTVDLPQSGGLYKTSVVTYRGTDVGQVKAVDVTSTGVRAVLALRSGVKVPADVQASVHSRSAIGEQYIELTPQPGKDGQPVRPLRDGDVIPAGRVDVPVDIGRLLDLTNHALQAIPRDNLRTVIDETNRAVGGLGPELSRIVDGSAALAIGGGHTVDSLATLIDQSPAVLNTQVQTSDEIGVWAHRTAAIFAQFKAQDAALRDLLRQGTGGLEESRAQLDRVTPALPVLFANLVSLGDIAVVYRHDIEQLLVLLPQGIAAMAAIVVPSSNTKQEYKGAQLDFNLNINLPPPCTTGYLPPTQRRSPVNEDAPDRPAADLYCRVPQDSDFNVRGARNIPCETKPWKRAPTVEMCESDENYVPLNDGYNWKGDPNATYTGQGVPQYPPGQDPRLPPPRGTAPAPPPVAVGTYDQSSGEYIGPDGRRYNEYDLAHPRAKNWQQLLVPPP is encoded by the coding sequence ATGCTCCGCCTGAATCGCAAGACGTGGATCCAGCTATCGATCTTGATGTTGGTGACCGTTGTTTCTTGCGGCGCAATGGCGTTCAACTTTATGAAGTTGCCCGCGACACTGTTCGGCATCGGGGAGTACAACGTCACGGTCGACCTGCCCCAATCGGGCGGGCTGTACAAGACCTCGGTGGTCACCTACCGGGGCACCGATGTGGGACAGGTCAAGGCGGTTGATGTCACGTCCACCGGGGTGCGTGCGGTACTGGCATTGAGATCCGGGGTCAAGGTGCCTGCCGATGTGCAGGCGTCGGTGCACAGCCGCTCGGCGATCGGCGAGCAATACATCGAACTCACACCGCAGCCGGGAAAGGATGGACAACCGGTTCGGCCGCTGCGCGACGGCGACGTCATTCCCGCCGGGCGTGTCGACGTGCCCGTTGACATCGGACGCCTGCTCGACCTGACCAACCATGCGCTGCAGGCCATTCCGCGGGACAACCTGCGCACGGTGATCGACGAGACCAACCGCGCCGTCGGTGGCCTCGGGCCCGAGTTGTCCCGGATCGTCGACGGCTCCGCCGCGCTGGCGATTGGGGGCGGCCATACCGTCGACTCGCTGGCAACCCTGATCGATCAATCGCCGGCGGTGTTGAACACCCAGGTGCAGACGTCGGATGAAATCGGCGTCTGGGCGCACCGAACCGCAGCGATCTTCGCGCAGTTCAAGGCGCAGGACGCGGCGCTGCGCGATCTGCTCAGGCAGGGCACCGGCGGGCTGGAGGAGAGCCGCGCGCAGCTCGATCGGGTGACGCCGGCGCTTCCGGTGTTGTTCGCCAACCTGGTCAGCCTCGGCGACATCGCGGTCGTCTACCGGCACGACATCGAACAACTGCTGGTGCTGTTGCCGCAGGGCATCGCCGCCATGGCCGCGATCGTGGTGCCCAGCTCCAACACCAAGCAGGAGTACAAGGGTGCCCAGTTGGACTTCAACCTCAACATCAATCTGCCGCCGCCGTGCACCACGGGATATCTGCCCCCGACCCAGCGACGCTCACCGGTGAACGAGGACGCACCCGACCGGCCGGCGGCCGACCTGTATTGCCGGGTGCCGCAGGACTCCGATTTCAATGTCCGTGGTGCGCGCAACATTCCGTGCGAGACCAAGCCGTGGAAGCGTGCGCCCACCGTCGAGATGTGCGAAAGCGACGAAAACTACGTACCGCTCAACGACGGCTACAACTGGAAGGGCGACCCGAACGCCACCTACACCGGCCAGGGTGTGCCGCAGTATCCGCCGGGACAAGATCCGCGACTACCCCCGCCGCGAGGGACCGCGCCCGCACCGCCACCCGTGGCGGTCGGCACCTACGACCAGTCCAGCGGTGAGTACATCGGGCCCGACGGCCGTCGTTACAACGAGTACGACCTGGCTCACCCGCGTGCCAAGAACTGGCAGCAACTTCTGGTACCGCCACCGTAG
- a CDS encoding MCE family protein, which yields MRRIAVVALCVGCIAALTSCHWRGLNSFALPGTAGGGPGSYTIQAQLPDVVTIQENTRVRVDDVNVGNVTKIELQDWHALVTMRINGDVHLPANSTAKLGQTSLLGSMHIELAAPKDEPPVGQLTNGSVIPLARASMYPTTEQTLASVSILLNGGGIGQLQEINRAVATALAGREDDMRSLLDQLDKFVAGTNEQTDDIIAAAENLNSLAGQFAAKDQVVDKALLTVPKALSILADERTKIADAIDQLGKFSAIAADTVHQSKESLVNNLRNIAPVLRSLADAGPSLTKGLDGLVAYPWPASTARNWFRGDYANLTLVVDLTLSRIDQGIFTGSRWEGNLTELELQWGRTIGMQPSPATAGNPITLPYHFGGY from the coding sequence ATGAGACGCATCGCGGTAGTTGCACTGTGCGTTGGGTGCATCGCCGCGCTCACCTCATGTCACTGGCGCGGGCTGAATTCCTTTGCGCTACCCGGGACCGCCGGCGGCGGACCGGGCTCCTACACGATCCAGGCGCAACTGCCCGACGTCGTGACCATCCAGGAGAACACTCGCGTCCGCGTCGACGACGTCAACGTCGGCAATGTGACCAAGATCGAGCTGCAAGACTGGCATGCGCTGGTCACCATGCGCATCAACGGCGACGTCCACTTGCCGGCCAATTCGACGGCCAAGCTCGGGCAGACCAGCCTGCTCGGCTCGATGCACATCGAGCTCGCCGCCCCCAAGGATGAGCCCCCGGTCGGCCAGCTCACGAACGGCTCCGTGATTCCGTTGGCGCGCGCGAGCATGTATCCGACCACCGAACAAACGCTCGCCTCGGTGTCAATCCTGCTCAACGGCGGCGGAATTGGGCAGCTGCAGGAAATCAACCGGGCTGTCGCGACGGCGTTGGCCGGCCGCGAAGACGATATGCGCAGCCTGCTCGACCAGCTCGATAAATTCGTCGCCGGCACCAATGAACAGACCGACGACATCATCGCCGCCGCCGAGAATCTGAATTCGCTTGCTGGCCAATTCGCCGCCAAAGACCAGGTCGTCGACAAGGCTTTGCTGACCGTGCCTAAGGCGCTCTCGATACTGGCCGACGAGCGCACCAAAATCGCCGACGCCATAGATCAACTCGGCAAGTTCAGCGCCATCGCGGCCGACACCGTTCACCAGAGCAAGGAATCGCTGGTGAACAATCTGCGCAACATCGCACCGGTGCTGCGATCGCTTGCGGACGCCGGACCGTCGCTGACCAAGGGCCTCGACGGGCTGGTCGCCTACCCGTGGCCGGCGTCGACCGCGAGGAACTGGTTCCGCGGCGATTACGCCAACCTGACCCTGGTGGTCGATTTGACGTTGAGCCGCATCGACCAAGGGATCTTCACCGGATCGCGATGGGAAGGCAACCTCACCGAACTCGAGCTGCAGTGGGGACGCACCATTGGCATGCAGCCCAGCCCGGCCACCGCGGGCAACCCGATTACCTTGCCGTATCACTTCGGGGGGTACTGA
- a CDS encoding MCE family protein encodes MNIDRRTLQTLTGITLAATLVVASFLVGKQLWNQVEKTSYSAYFSEANGLFVGDEIRILGVAVGTVDKIEPQPAGSKVTFSVDKQYSIPANARAAILSPSLVTSRAIQLVPVYSGGPKLSAGASIPLNRTAVPVEWDDFRKQLEKLTDALQPTSPGGVNSVGEFIDSAADNVRGQGDTARDTVVKLSQAISALGDHADDIFSTVRNLQLLVAALYSSSDLLASFNQNLAAVTTLLTNTPNEVANAVKSVDGALTDLRDFLAENREAVGVSFDRLSSITTALNDSRADIKQILHIAPTVFQNFLNIYQPAQSAMTGILALNNFADIPQWICSAIEAASRARLTRVSKLCLQYLNPIIKNRIYNYIPAGINPFVGTQARPNEITYSEDWLRPGYAPAPPDAPPDPPPPPEGPQPGPAQRPPETPAPSAGLTDAAKVLQDLMLPTGAP; translated from the coding sequence GTGAACATCGACCGTCGCACCCTGCAGACGCTGACCGGCATCACCCTGGCGGCGACCCTGGTCGTCGCGTCGTTTTTGGTCGGCAAGCAGCTGTGGAACCAGGTCGAAAAGACCAGCTATTCGGCGTATTTCAGCGAAGCCAACGGCCTGTTCGTCGGCGACGAGATCCGCATCCTCGGGGTCGCCGTCGGCACCGTGGACAAGATCGAGCCGCAACCCGCCGGCTCCAAGGTGACCTTCTCCGTCGACAAACAGTATTCGATCCCGGCCAACGCTCGCGCCGCCATCCTGTCGCCGTCGCTGGTGACCTCCCGGGCAATCCAGCTCGTCCCGGTGTACTCGGGCGGGCCCAAGCTAAGTGCGGGCGCCTCGATCCCGCTGAATCGCACCGCGGTGCCCGTCGAATGGGACGACTTCCGCAAGCAGCTGGAAAAGCTGACCGACGCGTTGCAGCCCACCAGTCCCGGCGGCGTGAACTCGGTCGGGGAATTCATCGACTCGGCCGCCGACAATGTGCGCGGCCAGGGAGACACCGCTCGGGATACCGTTGTCAAGCTGTCCCAAGCGATTTCAGCGCTCGGTGATCATGCCGATGACATCTTCAGCACGGTACGCAACCTGCAGCTGCTGGTGGCGGCGCTGTACTCCAGCAGCGATCTGTTGGCCTCGTTCAACCAGAACCTGGCCGCCGTGACCACGCTGCTGACGAACACGCCCAACGAAGTCGCCAACGCGGTGAAGAGTGTGGACGGTGCACTGACGGATCTGCGCGACTTCCTCGCCGAGAACCGGGAAGCCGTCGGTGTCAGCTTCGACCGGCTGAGTTCCATCACGACCGCGTTGAACGACAGTCGTGCTGACATCAAACAGATCCTGCACATCGCGCCGACCGTCTTCCAGAACTTTTTGAATATCTATCAGCCGGCGCAGAGCGCAATGACCGGCATCCTTGCTTTGAACAACTTCGCCGACATTCCCCAGTGGATCTGCAGCGCGATCGAGGCGGCTTCCCGGGCCCGCTTGACCCGAGTGTCCAAGCTGTGCCTGCAATACCTGAATCCCATCATTAAAAACCGCATTTACAACTACATTCCGGCAGGTATCAACCCGTTCGTGGGCACTCAGGCGCGCCCGAACGAAATCACGTACAGCGAGGACTGGCTTCGCCCCGGTTATGCGCCCGCACCGCCTGACGCACCGCCCGACCCGCCGCCGCCCCCGGAGGGACCGCAGCCGGGGCCCGCCCAGCGGCCGCCCGAAACGCCGGCGCCGTCCGCCGGCTTGACCGATGCGGCAAAGGTGCTGCAGGACCTGATGCTCCCGACGGGTGCACCATGA
- a CDS encoding MCE family protein — protein sequence MKWIEVKPISQRNPVLVGLIGTVLVTCVVLAAFEYNRLPFIKNTNDYSAYFAEAGGIKVGSQVRISGMGVGRVSEVRLDGTKVRVGFTVRKGIELGDRTEAAIKTETILGAKMLELTTRGEGRLSGTIPLERTTSPYDLPDALGDLTTTISGLDTTQLSSALSTLADTFKETPPDLRPALQGVARFSDTLNNRDAQLRSLLGNANKVSAVLGKRSQQIAGLVANSNALLAALLDERDSIDALMNNITAVSHQVSGLVNDNRTQLKPALDKLNGVLEILDNRKQDIQASLPKFKRYAMSFGECLGSGPFFKAYVANLVPGQFGGMVLDADMYDRFLDPNAKLPSEAVDPPTGTPPVPPENAPVPIWSQPPSPAPVGPPSRTMPPPPPLTTGGP from the coding sequence ATGAAGTGGATCGAAGTCAAACCCATCAGCCAGCGCAACCCCGTCTTGGTGGGGCTGATCGGCACCGTGCTCGTCACGTGCGTGGTGCTGGCGGCCTTCGAATACAACAGGTTGCCGTTCATCAAGAACACCAACGACTATTCCGCCTACTTCGCTGAGGCCGGCGGCATCAAAGTCGGTAGCCAGGTGCGCATTTCGGGCATGGGTGTAGGCAGGGTGTCAGAGGTGCGTCTGGACGGCACCAAGGTCCGGGTCGGTTTCACCGTTCGCAAGGGCATCGAGTTGGGGGACCGAACGGAAGCGGCAATCAAGACAGAAACGATTCTCGGCGCGAAGATGCTTGAGCTCACGACGCGCGGCGAAGGCCGGTTGTCGGGCACCATTCCGCTGGAACGCACCACCTCACCGTATGACCTGCCGGATGCGCTGGGTGACCTGACGACCACGATCAGCGGTTTGGACACCACCCAATTGTCCTCGGCCCTTTCCACATTGGCCGACACCTTCAAGGAGACGCCGCCGGATCTGCGGCCCGCGCTGCAGGGAGTGGCCCGGTTCTCGGACACGCTCAACAACCGGGACGCGCAACTGCGCAGCCTGTTGGGGAACGCCAACAAGGTCTCGGCCGTACTGGGCAAGCGCAGTCAGCAGATCGCCGGGCTGGTGGCCAACTCGAATGCGCTGCTGGCGGCGCTGCTGGACGAACGTGATTCGATCGACGCCCTGATGAACAACATCACCGCGGTCTCACACCAGGTTTCCGGGCTGGTCAACGACAATCGGACCCAGCTCAAGCCGGCCCTCGACAAACTCAACGGCGTGCTGGAAATCCTGGACAACCGCAAGCAAGACATTCAGGCGAGCCTGCCCAAGTTCAAACGGTACGCGATGTCGTTTGGCGAATGCTTGGGCTCCGGACCATTTTTCAAGGCCTACGTGGCCAACTTGGTTCCCGGGCAGTTCGGCGGGATGGTCCTTGACGCGGACATGTACGACCGCTTCCTGGACCCCAACGCGAAGCTGCCGTCCGAGGCCGTCGACCCGCCAACCGGAACACCACCGGTCCCGCCGGAGAACGCACCCGTCCCGATCTGGTCCCAACCGCCCTCACCCGCGCCCGTGGGACCACCGAGTCGGACCATGCCGCCACCCCCGCCGCTCACGACGGGAGGCCCGTGA
- a CDS encoding MCE family protein, whose amino-acid sequence MRRKLPGIILRVALFTVVCLVFTFSLIAVFGQLRFEDRAGYQAVFTNISGLKSGNFVRIAGVEVGKVGDLTLHRDGTVTVGFTVDKGVRLTEGTKAVVRYENLIGDRYLALEEGPGLPRRLTQGATIPLARTSPALDIDALIGGFRPLFRALDPDQVNALSGQLLRIFQGQGGTLASVLAQTSTLTSTLAGRSELIGQLITNLNTVLRTFATRDHEFSDGLDKLSQLVEGLAQRKDDISTGLAYINAAAASVGDLLVQARQPIKDVVRETDRMSAQVLTDREYVDKLLKDLPDIYQVLARQGLNGDYFGFYFCDVLMKINGKGGNPVYIKLLSQPSGRCTPK is encoded by the coding sequence ATGAGAAGGAAGCTTCCCGGGATCATCCTCCGTGTCGCCCTATTCACGGTGGTCTGCCTGGTCTTCACGTTCAGCCTGATCGCGGTCTTCGGGCAATTGCGCTTCGAGGATCGCGCCGGCTATCAGGCGGTTTTCACGAACATATCCGGGCTGAAGTCCGGCAACTTCGTCCGCATCGCCGGCGTCGAGGTCGGCAAGGTGGGCGACCTCACCCTGCACCGCGACGGCACGGTCACCGTCGGCTTCACGGTGGACAAGGGGGTGCGGCTCACCGAGGGCACCAAAGCCGTTGTGCGCTACGAAAACTTGATCGGTGACCGTTATCTTGCGCTCGAGGAGGGACCGGGGCTGCCGCGCCGGCTGACGCAGGGCGCCACAATTCCCCTGGCGCGAACGTCACCAGCACTGGACATCGACGCGCTCATCGGGGGTTTCCGCCCGTTGTTCCGCGCGCTGGACCCCGATCAGGTCAACGCCCTGTCCGGGCAGTTGCTGCGAATCTTCCAGGGGCAGGGCGGCACCCTGGCCTCGGTGCTGGCGCAAACCTCGACGCTGACCTCGACCCTGGCCGGACGCAGCGAGTTGATCGGCCAGCTGATCACCAACTTGAACACGGTGCTCCGCACGTTCGCCACCCGCGACCACGAGTTCTCCGATGGCCTGGACAAGCTATCGCAACTCGTGGAGGGGCTAGCGCAGCGCAAGGATGACATCTCCACCGGGCTCGCCTACATCAATGCCGCCGCCGCCTCGGTCGGCGACCTGCTGGTCCAGGCGCGCCAGCCGATCAAGGACGTGGTGCGCGAAACCGACCGGATGTCGGCGCAGGTGCTCACGGACCGTGAGTACGTGGACAAGTTGCTCAAGGATTTGCCCGACATTTATCAGGTGTTGGCCCGGCAGGGCCTCAATGGCGACTACTTCGGCTTCTACTTCTGCGACGTACTGATGAAGATCAACGGCAAGGGCGGCAACCCGGTTTACATCAAACTGCTGTCCCAGCCCAGCGGGCGGTGCACGCCGAAATGA